The following are from one region of the Rosistilla carotiformis genome:
- a CDS encoding thiolase family protein, with product MSTAYILSACRTPIGRFQGDFASVAASDLAAVAIREAIRRTGLLDAEVDEVILGHVLSAGVGQAPARQAALRAGLPETVAACSVNKVCGSGLKAVILADQAIRSGDAKLVVAGGMESMSRCGWLLQRGQRALGDQQLTDWMLHDGLTCAMTGDSMGAIADQLAARAKISRPTQDRFALESHRRAIEAIDAGAFAEEIVPVAVNTKNGAIEISSDSGPRRETTLEQLAELRPVFGKEGSVTAGNASMISDGAAAVVVADASVAERSVVHPLCRIVATATSGGAPQDLFTAPVAAIREVIRKAEYSLQEIDLFEINEAFAVQMVACIDQLDIPHSRVNIHGGAIALGHPIGTSGARVLVTLLNAMQRHEKRLGIAALCLGGGNAVAMLVDREI from the coding sequence ATGTCGACAGCTTATATTTTGTCGGCGTGTCGCACGCCAATTGGTCGTTTCCAAGGCGATTTCGCCTCCGTGGCGGCTTCCGATCTGGCGGCTGTCGCAATTCGTGAAGCGATCCGGCGGACGGGATTGTTGGACGCCGAAGTCGACGAAGTGATACTCGGCCACGTCTTGTCGGCGGGTGTTGGTCAAGCACCGGCGCGTCAGGCGGCGCTGCGAGCCGGGCTGCCCGAGACGGTTGCGGCTTGCAGCGTGAATAAGGTCTGTGGTTCGGGACTGAAGGCGGTGATACTGGCCGATCAAGCGATTCGGTCGGGCGACGCGAAGCTTGTTGTCGCTGGAGGGATGGAGAGCATGAGTCGCTGCGGTTGGCTGTTGCAACGTGGGCAGCGGGCGTTGGGGGATCAACAGTTGACCGATTGGATGTTGCACGACGGTCTGACGTGCGCGATGACGGGGGATTCGATGGGAGCGATCGCCGACCAGTTGGCCGCTCGCGCGAAGATCTCCCGCCCGACGCAAGACCGCTTTGCTTTGGAGAGCCATCGTCGGGCGATCGAGGCGATCGATGCAGGGGCCTTCGCTGAGGAGATCGTTCCCGTTGCGGTGAACACCAAAAACGGAGCGATTGAAATTTCCAGCGACTCTGGCCCGCGGCGGGAGACGACTTTGGAGCAGCTGGCGGAACTGAGGCCGGTGTTTGGCAAGGAGGGAAGCGTGACCGCCGGGAACGCTTCGATGATCAGCGACGGCGCGGCGGCGGTTGTTGTGGCCGATGCGTCGGTCGCGGAGCGCAGCGTTGTTCACCCGCTGTGCCGGATTGTGGCGACGGCGACTTCCGGAGGTGCTCCCCAAGATCTGTTTACCGCCCCGGTGGCTGCGATTCGCGAAGTTATCCGCAAGGCGGAGTATTCGCTACAGGAGATCGATCTGTTCGAGATCAATGAAGCTTTTGCCGTGCAGATGGTCGCCTGCATCGATCAGCTTGACATTCCTCACAGCCGTGTCAACATTCACGGCGGAGCGATCGCGTTGGGGCATCCGATCGGCACAAGCGGCGCTCGGGTTCTGGTGACATTGCTGAATGCGATGCAGCGTCACGAGAAGCGTCTCGGGATTGCGGCGCTCTGTTTGGGAGGAGGCAACGCGGTGGCGATGCTCGTCG